Proteins encoded within one genomic window of Amycolatopsis nigrescens CSC17Ta-90:
- a CDS encoding SDR family NAD(P)-dependent oxidoreductase, with the protein MELQGKIALVTGGTSGIGLETARLLARAGAEVVITGRDVQRGKNAVHTAQDDGVVRFIPADLADLDSVAELSRQSGPVDILVNNAGAFPASLTVEQSVEGYERIFDTNVRGAYFLVAALVPHMLEKGDGNIVNVTTLAAFKGFPGASAYGASKAALASLTRTWAAEFADGGVRVNSVAPGPTRSEGALAEWAEWGASGEDVAKGLGIKRTAEAREIAEAIYFLASPRASYITGTTIHVDAGGTIV; encoded by the coding sequence ATGGAATTGCAGGGCAAGATCGCGCTGGTCACCGGCGGCACTTCCGGAATCGGCCTGGAAACCGCTCGATTGCTGGCCCGCGCGGGTGCCGAAGTCGTCATCACCGGCCGCGACGTCCAGCGCGGCAAGAACGCTGTGCACACCGCGCAGGACGACGGCGTGGTCCGATTCATCCCCGCCGACCTGGCCGACTTGGACTCGGTCGCCGAACTGAGCCGCCAGAGCGGTCCGGTCGACATCCTGGTCAACAACGCGGGCGCCTTCCCCGCCTCGCTCACCGTCGAACAGAGCGTGGAGGGCTACGAACGGATCTTCGACACGAACGTGCGCGGCGCCTACTTCCTGGTCGCCGCGCTCGTGCCGCACATGCTCGAGAAGGGCGATGGCAACATCGTCAACGTCACCACCCTCGCGGCGTTCAAGGGCTTCCCCGGCGCCTCGGCCTACGGAGCGTCCAAAGCCGCGCTGGCCTCGCTGACCCGCACTTGGGCGGCGGAGTTCGCCGATGGCGGCGTACGGGTCAACAGCGTCGCTCCCGGTCCGACCCGCAGCGAAGGCGCACTGGCCGAGTGGGCCGAATGGGGTGCGAGCGGCGAGGACGTGGCTAAAGGTCTGGGGATCAAGCGGACGGCCGAAGCACGCGAGATCGCCGAGGCGATCTATTTCCTTGCTTCTCCTCGTGCCAGCTACATCACCGGCACCACGATCCACGTCGACGCCGGCGGCACCATCGTCTAG